The bacterium nucleotide sequence CCTCGAGCTGCGCACCACCGAGGCCGTCGACGACAATCTCGCTCATGCCGAGTTTCTCCTCCGACTGCTCACTGACGAGGTACAGCGGCGTGAAGCCCGGATGCTCGACCAGCGAATTCGCCGGGCGAATTTCGAGCACAAGAAGACTCTCGAGGATTTTGATTTCCTCTTCAATCCCCAGGTTCCCAAGGCCAAGATCATCGACCTGGCGACCTGCGGATTTGTCGCCCGACACCGCAACGTCTTGCTCCTCGGCCAGTCCGGCGTCGGCAAGAGTCACATCGCCCAGGCCCTCGGCCAGCGCGCCTGCCTCGCCGGGTACAAGGTCCAGTACATCACCGCTAGGGACCTGCATAAGCAGCTTCGTGCCGCGCGTGGTGACGGCAGCTACGATCGCCGTCTCTTGCGCTTTACCAGCCCCGATGTGCTGATTCTCGACGATCTCGGACTGCGTCCACTGACCCCGGACGAGACCATCGATCTCTACGACATCATCCGGCTTCGCTATGAGCGAAATTCGACCATCATCACCTCCAATCGTTCCATCGACGAGCTTCCCGGGGTTTTCGGCGATCCTCTTCTGTCGAGCGCTGCCATGGATCGCCTCCTTCACGACGCACACGT carries:
- a CDS encoding ATP-binding protein, translated to MSPIDELVPLLKKLRLSGILQTLELRTTEAVDDNLAHAEFLLRLLTDEVQRREARMLDQRIRRANFEHKKTLEDFDFLFNPQVPKAKIIDLATCGFVARHRNVLLLGQSGVGKSHIAQALGQRACLAGYKVQYITARDLHKQLRAARGDGSYDRRLLRFTSPDVLILDDLGLRPLTPDETIDLYDIIRLRYERNSTIITSNRSIDELPGVFGDPLLSSAAMDRLLHDAHVIAIEGDSYRNPPPEKRKAMRKTRRTTKESA